In Lemur catta isolate mLemCat1 chromosome 1, mLemCat1.pri, whole genome shotgun sequence, one DNA window encodes the following:
- the LOC123642364 gene encoding olfactory receptor 5H2-like has product MEKENTTLLTEFVVTGLTHQPDSKIPLFLVFLMIYFVTIIGNLGLITLICNDPHLHIPMYLFLGNLAFVDTWLSSTVTPSMLVNIFTKSQMMSLSECMVQFFSFAMSLTTECFLLAAMAYDRYVAICKPLLYPVIMTNKLCIRLLVLSFLGGFLHATIHVGFLFRLTFCNSNIVHHFFCDIIPLLKISCTDCSINYLLVYIFAGSIQAFTILIVLVSYTSVLFTVLKKKSVKGIRKAFSTCGAHLLSVFLYYGPLLFMYVLPASLQSNDRDMIDSLFDTIIIPFLNPIIYSLRNKQVIDSLKKTLKRNI; this is encoded by the coding sequence atggaaaaagaaaatacaacattGCTGACAGAGTTTGTTGTCACAGGACTTACACATCAACCAGATTCAAAAATCCCCCTGTTCCTGGTATTCTTGATGATATATTTTGTCACCATCATAGGGAACCTTGGTCTGATTACTCTCATCTGTAATGACCCTCATCTTCACATCCCCATGTACTTATTCCTTGGAAATTTAGCCTTTGTGGATACTTGGTTATCTTCCACAGTGACCCCCAGCATGCTGGTAAACATCTTCACCAAGAGTCAGATGATGTCTCTCTCTGAATGCATGGTacaattcttttcctttgcaatGAGTTTAACCACAGAATGTTTTCTCTTGGCAGCAATGGCATATGATCGCTATGTAGCCATTTGCAAACCTTTACTTTATCCAGTGATTATGACCAATAAACTATGCATCCGGTTATTAGTCTTGTCATTCCTAGGTGGCTTTCTTCATGCCACTATTCATGTGGGTTTTTTATTCAGATTAACCTTCTGTAATTCTAACATAGTACATCACTTTTTCTGTGACATTATCCCATTGTTAAAGATTTCTTGTACTGACTGTTCTATTAATTATCTCTTGGTTTATATTTTCGCTGGTTCAATTCAAGCGTTCACCATTCTGATTGTTCTTGTCTCTTATACATCTGTTCTCTTtacagtcttaaaaaagaagtcaGTCAAAGGCATAAGGaaagccttctccacctgtggAGCTCACCTCTTATCTGTGTTTTTATACTATGGCCCTCTTCTCTTCATGTATGTGCTCCCTGCATCTCTACAATCTAATGATCGAGACATGATAGACTCTCTATTTGACACTATTATAATTCCTTTCTTAAATCCAATTATCTATAGCCTGAGAAATAAGCAAGTCATAGACTcattgaaaaaaacattaaagcgaaatatttag
- the LOC123642375 gene encoding olfactory receptor 5H8-like produces MYIYIHCILFQRTSSKDMEKENATLLTEFVLTGLTHQPEWEILLFLVFLVIYLITMMGNLGLISLIWNDSNLHIPMYLFLGNLAFVDTWLSSTVTPNMLVNFLTKSQMMSLSECMVQFFSFAISVTTECFLLAAMAYDRYVAICKPLLYPVIMTNALCIRLLVLSFLGGFLHALLHESFLFRLTFCNSNIIHHFYCDIIPLLKISCTDPSINYLIIFVFSGSIQVFTIVTVLVSYTLVLFTILKKKSVKGLRKAFSTCGAHLLSVSLYYGPLLFMYVHPQSPQSDDQDMMDSLFYTVIIPFLNPIIYSLRNKKVIASLTKTLEKIV; encoded by the coding sequence atgtatatttacattcACTGCATTTTATTTCAGAGGACATCAAGTAAGgacatggaaaaggaaaatgcaacATTGCTGACAGAGTTTGTTCTCACAGGACTTACTCATCAACCAGAGTGGGAAATTCTCCTGTTCCTGGTATTCTTGGTTATATATCTTATCACCATGATGGGAAACCTTGGTCTGATTTCTCTCATCTGGAATGACTCTAACCTGCACATCCCCATGTACTTATTCCTTGGAAATTTAGCCTTTGTGGATACATGGTTATCATCCACAGTGACCCCCAATATGCTGGTCAACTTCTTAACTAAGAGTCAGATGATGTCTCTCTCTGAGTGCATggtacaatttttttcctttgcaatcaGTGTAACCACAGAATGTTTCCTCTTGGCAGCAATGGCGTATGATCGCTATGTAGCCATATGCAAACCTTTACTCTATCCAGTGATTATGACCAACGCACTATGTATCCGGCTATTAGTCTTGTCGTTTTTAGGTGGCTTTCTTCATGCCCTACTTCATGAAAGCTTTTTGTTCAGATTAACCTTCTGTAATTCCAACATAATACATCACTTTTACTGTGACATTATCCCATTGTTAAAGATTTCTTGTACTGACCCTTCTATTAATTATCTAATAATTTTTGTGTTCTCGGGTTCAATTCAAGTATTCACCATTGTGACTGTTCTTGTCTCGTATACACTTGTTCTCtttacaatcttaaaaaagaagtctGTCAAAGGCTTAAGGaaagccttctccacctgtggAGCTCATcttttatctgtgtctttatacTATGGCCCTCTTCTCTTCATGTATGTGCACCCTCAGTCGCCACAATCTGATGATCAAGATATGATGGACTCTCTATTTTATACTGttatcattccttttttaaatccAATTATCTACAGCTTGAGAAATAAGAAAGTCATAGCCTCCTTAACaaaaacattagagaaaatagtataa